The following coding sequences are from one Thermocrinis jamiesonii window:
- a CDS encoding IS200/IS605 family accessory protein TnpB-related protein: protein MYVSVQFKLQLNSPDREKLLELMRKQSSAIRSAYKLLKTKNFHNQIYQKLRQLFLDLPTRYIDSAIYKAKQYPTDKKVVFGGKALFEKLCKNRDEKSREKLKRKWKEQRQGTLISVGSKADKGNRLMRFESINGELLLRITVSERKFIYAKVLREPSNAEDKWNTFLTMLQTSWQSKVYFPYTVELKLRDGEIYGNVSFEIPTLEVWLTKEYGVIAIDTNASPLHLALAEVSPDGNLLSYQTISLHEFISFPKNRKDYEEWLLAHKIVEIAKEKGKAIAIENLKKVNKGFRGNGKANLRKRLHHWNFKSLLSKIERTAKLNGVEVIKVNPAFTSVIGALKYAPQLGIDKDIAGAYVIGRKALGFKEEIPENYLKLLSDKEYLEYAICTYEEKEKELKEQLKKETNQYKRNAINSELKQVQKAKDLLLEKLKSLQDEPSSCEAVNGRNPKRGETKKVSQSAWQVLRVAFLFPVLGKVLSRDLSPLKPVLVEGAWDRVRRRLVPLEVGGGTSQ from the coding sequence ATGTATGTAAGCGTGCAGTTTAAACTCCAGCTAAACAGTCCTGACAGAGAAAAGCTTTTGGAATTAATGCGTAAGCAATCATCCGCCATAAGGTCAGCTTATAAACTACTGAAAACCAAAAACTTCCATAACCAAATATACCAAAAGCTGAGACAACTTTTTCTTGACCTACCTACCAGATACATAGACTCTGCTATCTACAAAGCAAAACAGTATCCAACAGACAAAAAAGTTGTGTTTGGCGGTAAAGCCCTTTTTGAAAAGCTCTGTAAAAACAGAGACGAGAAAAGTAGGGAAAAGTTAAAAAGAAAGTGGAAGGAACAAAGACAGGGAACTTTAATAAGCGTAGGATCAAAGGCAGATAAAGGCAACAGACTTATGAGGTTTGAAAGCATAAACGGAGAACTTCTTTTAAGGATTACGGTAAGTGAGAGAAAGTTCATTTACGCAAAGGTGTTAAGGGAACCAAGCAACGCAGAGGATAAGTGGAACACATTTTTGACTATGCTTCAAACGAGCTGGCAAAGTAAAGTTTATTTCCCTTACACAGTAGAGCTAAAGCTAAGGGATGGAGAGATTTATGGGAATGTAAGTTTTGAGATACCAACTCTAGAGGTATGGCTAACCAAAGAGTATGGAGTGATAGCCATAGACACAAACGCAAGCCCTTTGCATTTAGCATTAGCAGAAGTAAGCCCTGATGGAAATCTTTTGAGCTATCAAACTATTAGCTTACACGAGTTTATCAGCTTTCCAAAAAACAGAAAAGACTACGAAGAGTGGCTTTTGGCACACAAGATAGTAGAAATAGCAAAGGAGAAGGGAAAGGCAATAGCTATAGAAAACTTAAAGAAAGTCAATAAAGGCTTTAGAGGAAACGGAAAAGCAAACCTAAGGAAAAGACTACATCATTGGAACTTTAAGAGCTTGCTCTCAAAGATTGAAAGAACCGCAAAACTAAACGGAGTAGAAGTTATCAAAGTCAATCCCGCTTTTACTTCTGTGATAGGAGCACTAAAATATGCACCACAGCTTGGGATAGACAAAGACATAGCGGGCGCATACGTGATAGGAAGAAAAGCATTAGGTTTTAAGGAAGAAATCCCAGAGAACTACCTAAAACTTCTTTCAGACAAGGAATACTTGGAGTATGCAATCTGCACTTACGAAGAGAAGGAAAAAGAGCTAAAAGAACAGCTTAAAAAAGAAACAAACCAATACAAAAGAAATGCCATAAACTCTGAGCTAAAGCAAGTTCAGAAGGCAAAGGACTTGCTTTTAGAAAAACTTAAAAGCCTTCAGGACGAGCCAAGTTCCTGTGAGGCCGTCAACGGAAGGAATCCCAAGCGGGGAGAGACTAAGAAAGTCTCTCAAAGTGCTTGGCAAGTTCTGAGGGTAGCCTTCCTCTTCCCTGTTCTTGGAAAGGTTCTATCGAGGGACCTTTCCCCTCTGAAGCCAGTGCTTGTGGAAGGGGCGTGGGACAGGGTAAGGAGAAGGTTAGTCCCCTTAGAGGTTGGGGGGGGGACGTCCCAATGA
- the rplU gene encoding 50S ribosomal protein L21 → MYAIIESGGKQYMVSQGMRLRVEKLPVQEGQTVELKPILIGKEGGEIRFNTGKVIAEVVKHGKGKKVIVFKFRAKKNYKRWRGHRQLFTELLIKEIKEE, encoded by the coding sequence ATGTATGCCATAATTGAGAGTGGTGGTAAACAGTATATGGTGTCTCAAGGGATGCGGTTAAGGGTAGAAAAGCTTCCTGTTCAGGAGGGGCAAACTGTTGAATTAAAGCCCATACTTATCGGAAAAGAAGGTGGAGAAATTCGGTTCAACACAGGTAAGGTTATCGCAGAGGTGGTAAAGCACGGAAAGGGAAAGAAAGTGATTGTGTTTAAATTTAGAGCTAAGAAAAATTACAAAAGGTGGAGAGGACATAGACAGCTTTTTACTGAGCTTCTAATAAAAGAGATAAAGGAGGAGTAA
- the rpmA gene encoding 50S ribosomal protein L27 — MASKASGGSTRNGRDSHSKRLGVKRFGGQFVRAGNILVRQRGTKIYPGQNVGMGSDFTLYALVDGIVKFESRKNKKFVSVIPLTQ, encoded by the coding sequence ATGGCATCTAAGGCAAGTGGCGGATCAACAAGAAACGGTAGAGATAGTCACTCAAAGAGACTGGGTGTTAAAAGATTTGGAGGTCAATTTGTGCGTGCAGGAAATATTTTAGTAAGGCAAAGGGGCACAAAGATATATCCAGGTCAAAATGTGGGTATGGGATCAGACTTTACGCTTTATGCTCTGGTAGATGGTATAGTTAAGTTTGAATCCAGGAAAAATAAAAAGTTTGTCAGTGTTATACCTTTAACTCAATAA
- a CDS encoding class I SAM-dependent methyltransferase gives MRGLSNNFKNTVSEVFSSVSKYYDFFLNLVTFGKIKNWQSNMLSLLDNEGNTLDVGTGTGEVLVRSKFKGLKVGIDISFEMLKMAKGKCRECYFIFADAEELPFKDSSFKNLTLSLVYRHLYNRDKFLKEASRVLAKDGKLAILDINRFWLTPMLVFFMKYPMKPVGIVLFGRDKWDFFIHSLKNSVGEEELKKELEKAGFRITNIHKKLLGIVYITVAKKV, from the coding sequence ATGAGAGGTTTGTCGAACAACTTCAAGAATACAGTTTCAGAAGTTTTTTCTTCTGTAAGCAAATATTACGACTTTTTCTTGAACCTTGTGACCTTTGGAAAAATAAAAAACTGGCAAAGTAATATGCTGAGCCTACTTGATAATGAAGGTAACACTTTAGATGTTGGCACAGGTACTGGTGAAGTGTTAGTGCGATCAAAATTTAAAGGACTAAAGGTGGGTATAGATATTTCTTTTGAGATGCTAAAAATGGCAAAAGGAAAATGTAGGGAATGCTATTTTATCTTTGCAGATGCAGAAGAACTTCCCTTTAAAGACAGTAGTTTCAAAAATCTAACTCTGTCCTTAGTATATAGGCACTTATACAATAGAGATAAGTTTCTGAAAGAAGCAAGCAGAGTGCTTGCAAAAGACGGAAAATTAGCCATATTGGACATTAATAGATTTTGGTTAACGCCAATGTTGGTATTTTTTATGAAATACCCTATGAAACCTGTAGGGATTGTCCTGTTTGGAAGAGATAAATGGGATTTTTTCATACATTCGCTGAAAAATAGCGTTGGAGAGGAAGAACTTAAAAAAGAGCTAGAAAAGGCAGGTTTTAGAATAACAAATATACATAAAAAGCTCTTAGGAATCGTTTATATAACTGTTGCGAAAAAGGTATAA
- a CDS encoding tRNA (5-methylaminomethyl-2-thiouridine)(34)-methyltransferase MnmD: MTKRDQLLEEELEKFLIEEGYRLEEGQKREVLKTLKGWLKPSVEGKGWVKTKDCSFTFVDQNYGEPYHSITAGAITECIEKFIEPSDLLQKAESAKLITVVDVGFGLGYNTAVLIKKLRDINKKVNIQILSFEKTLLEEVLPPPEEYRPYWRMLWDNLPEFEKEGISFKLLLGDAREKVQEVKDFQADAIFHDAFSPYKNPELWSLDFLKRVTSFLKPEGVWVSYTSSLAVRKALKILGFNLQNTKAVGRKLGGTKAGKKIEQNLSDEDLRKLNTSPYAVPFLDPNLNRKPIQILIDYALKVVYKSDEK, from the coding sequence TTGACGAAGAGGGATCAACTACTTGAAGAAGAGTTAGAAAAGTTTTTGATAGAAGAAGGATACCGCTTAGAAGAAGGGCAAAAAAGGGAAGTTTTGAAAACCTTAAAGGGTTGGTTAAAACCTTCGGTTGAAGGTAAAGGTTGGGTCAAAACCAAAGACTGCTCTTTTACTTTTGTAGATCAGAACTATGGAGAGCCTTACCACAGCATAACCGCAGGTGCAATTACAGAATGCATAGAAAAGTTCATAGAGCCTTCAGACCTTCTCCAAAAGGCAGAAAGTGCAAAGCTTATAACGGTGGTGGATGTGGGTTTTGGTTTAGGATACAACACCGCAGTTCTTATTAAAAAGTTAAGGGATATAAACAAAAAGGTGAATATTCAGATTCTTTCTTTTGAAAAAACACTGCTTGAAGAAGTTTTACCTCCACCTGAAGAGTACAGACCTTATTGGCGCATGCTTTGGGATAATCTGCCTGAGTTTGAAAAGGAAGGAATAAGCTTTAAGCTTCTTTTAGGTGACGCAAGGGAGAAAGTTCAAGAGGTAAAGGACTTTCAAGCGGACGCTATTTTCCATGATGCCTTTTCCCCATACAAGAATCCAGAACTTTGGAGTCTGGACTTTTTAAAAAGGGTGACGAGCTTTCTAAAGCCAGAGGGTGTATGGGTGTCTTACACCTCTTCCCTTGCAGTTAGGAAGGCTTTAAAGATCTTAGGCTTTAACCTTCAGAATACGAAGGCTGTAGGAAGAAAATTAGGGGGAACAAAGGCAGGAAAAAAGATAGAACAAAACCTATCGGATGAAGACCTTAGAAAGCTTAACACCTCTCCCTATGCTGTTCCTTTCTTGGACCCAAATCTTAACAGAAAGCCAATTCAAATACTCATAGATTATGCCCTTAAAGTAGTTTATAAGTCGGATGAGAAATAG
- a CDS encoding bis-aminopropyl spermidine synthase family protein, whose product MKTLVELANRARELSGVRIYKRNVEAVLSAVQKSGDFWEIIDMSDLPVPAASGIVKVLIEEGILFIDDEENLRLTQKGFDLVRELGIEPFTDYTCKACEGRGIPFYADIELYREFIQLTKDRPKAIRDYDQGSVTPETTIARVLFIDSRGDLRNKDIIVLGAEDDLTGLAIALTRKARSVLVIDIDKRLIDFDNRIFKELGIDNAEARVWDLRNPFPQEMLGKFDVFVSDPPETLPAFRAFIGRGIATLREEGGVGYFGLTLRDSSVFRWRDFQIALTSEFGVAITDIVQDFNHYITWDYHKETKAAELAPVKKDPKTIWYKSAWYRVEVLPGFKRWNEVISDNVFYLDEEGSTT is encoded by the coding sequence ATGAAAACCTTGGTAGAACTTGCCAATAGGGCAAGAGAGCTAAGTGGAGTGAGAATTTACAAAAGGAATGTAGAAGCAGTGCTGTCCGCAGTTCAAAAAAGTGGAGATTTTTGGGAAATTATAGATATGTCTGACCTGCCGGTGCCTGCCGCATCCGGTATAGTAAAGGTGCTTATAGAAGAAGGCATTTTGTTTATAGACGACGAAGAAAACTTAAGATTAACTCAAAAGGGCTTTGACCTTGTTAGAGAGCTGGGAATAGAGCCCTTTACGGATTACACCTGTAAAGCTTGCGAAGGTAGGGGCATACCTTTTTATGCTGATATAGAGCTATACAGAGAGTTTATACAGCTAACCAAAGACAGACCAAAGGCTATAAGGGATTATGACCAAGGATCTGTTACACCAGAGACCACCATAGCAAGAGTGCTCTTTATTGACTCCCGTGGAGACCTGAGAAACAAAGACATAATAGTGCTTGGTGCGGAGGATGACCTAACAGGCTTGGCAATTGCGCTAACAAGAAAGGCAAGGAGCGTGTTGGTTATAGACATAGACAAAAGGCTTATTGACTTTGACAACAGAATATTCAAAGAGCTTGGCATAGACAATGCGGAGGCAAGGGTTTGGGACCTAAGAAATCCGTTTCCACAGGAAATGCTGGGAAAGTTTGACGTTTTCGTGTCTGATCCACCGGAGACTTTGCCAGCCTTCAGAGCCTTCATAGGAAGGGGAATAGCAACTCTCAGAGAAGAGGGAGGAGTGGGTTACTTTGGTCTAACACTTAGAGATTCTTCCGTCTTCCGCTGGAGGGACTTTCAGATAGCCCTAACATCGGAGTTTGGAGTAGCCATAACTGACATAGTGCAGGACTTCAATCACTATATAACTTGGGATTACCATAAGGAAACAAAGGCAGCAGAGCTGGCGCCTGTGAAAAAAGATCCCAAAACCATATGGTATAAATCCGCCTGGTACAGAGTGGAAGTCCTCCCTGGTTTTAAAAGGTGGAACGAAGTAATATCTGACAATGTTTTCTACCTTGACGAAGAGGGATCAACTACTTGA
- a CDS encoding phytoene desaturase family protein — protein MEMFDYAVVGGGVGGVLASALLSKLGRSVILFESLSYLGGCAGTFKKDGFYYNAGATTITGLEEPMPLGKILSFLEVSPALKELPMSMQVLVMDKRINLWWDSERLLQELDSNFKGVANYKLLSELKSSSHRLWQTLWKFLPFSGYTSILGFFLRHPFEAIQQLLWYARGGQTFKSYIAGHQDYRLLLDYISLITSQGFLKEVSYAVALLGLSYPINKTYYSFGGMSNLIESIAKVIPTIYRKTTVFKVIKADGYFLLETSKGQFRAKRVILNTTIWNLEDLVEIDSVKEFSRKAKRVYSKAWSAITLYAKVKKERAKDLPSHILILEEEPLSVGGTKELFLSLSLPEDSTMSSQEYLSLTVSTHARPELWENITKEDYEMRKELIKEEILCKIYKKLPALKGAIQNAFVGTPKTFERYTKRYKGLVGGVPMVRKYFPFRYPLPFTTVDGLFLVGDTVFPGQGLLGVSVGVINLLLSIEKDFRKCWNYA, from the coding sequence ATGGAGATGTTTGACTATGCTGTCGTAGGAGGAGGTGTTGGTGGTGTGCTGGCCTCTGCTTTGCTTAGCAAGCTTGGTAGGTCCGTGATCCTTTTTGAGAGCCTTTCTTATCTGGGAGGTTGTGCTGGCACCTTCAAAAAGGATGGTTTTTATTACAACGCGGGAGCTACCACCATAACAGGCTTAGAAGAGCCTATGCCTCTGGGAAAGATACTAAGCTTTCTTGAGGTTTCTCCAGCTTTAAAGGAACTCCCTATGTCTATGCAAGTGCTTGTGATGGATAAAAGGATCAATCTTTGGTGGGATTCTGAAAGGCTTTTGCAGGAGTTGGATAGCAACTTTAAAGGAGTGGCAAACTACAAACTGCTGTCTGAGTTAAAAAGTTCTTCCCATAGGCTTTGGCAAACTCTTTGGAAGTTCTTACCTTTTTCTGGATACACCAGCATATTAGGGTTCTTTTTAAGACATCCCTTTGAAGCTATACAACAACTGCTCTGGTATGCAAGAGGTGGTCAAACTTTCAAAAGTTATATAGCCGGACACCAAGATTATCGGCTGTTGCTTGACTATATATCTTTAATAACCTCCCAGGGATTTTTGAAAGAAGTGTCTTACGCGGTTGCCCTTTTGGGCCTTTCCTATCCTATAAACAAAACTTACTACTCCTTTGGTGGCATGTCCAACCTGATTGAAAGCATAGCAAAGGTTATACCAACGATATACAGAAAAACCACTGTTTTTAAAGTGATCAAGGCTGATGGGTACTTCCTGCTGGAAACATCCAAGGGGCAGTTCAGAGCAAAGAGGGTAATACTAAACACGACCATCTGGAATTTAGAAGACCTTGTAGAAATAGATTCTGTAAAAGAATTTTCAAGAAAGGCTAAGAGAGTTTATTCCAAAGCCTGGTCTGCAATAACCCTTTATGCAAAGGTAAAAAAAGAACGTGCTAAGGACCTTCCCAGCCACATACTTATCTTGGAAGAAGAGCCCCTTAGCGTGGGCGGGACCAAGGAGCTTTTCCTTTCTCTTTCTTTGCCCGAAGATAGTACAATGTCTTCCCAAGAGTATCTGAGCTTGACTGTATCCACACACGCGCGTCCTGAACTCTGGGAAAACATAACGAAGGAAGACTACGAAATGCGAAAAGAACTCATCAAGGAGGAGATATTATGTAAAATTTACAAAAAGCTTCCAGCTTTAAAAGGTGCAATACAGAATGCCTTTGTGGGTACGCCAAAGACCTTTGAAAGATACACCAAAAGATACAAAGGTTTGGTGGGAGGAGTTCCTATGGTTCGCAAGTATTTTCCCTTTCGCTATCCACTTCCCTTTACAACGGTGGATGGCTTATTCTTGGTAGGTGATACGGTCTTCCCCGGTCAGGGTCTGCTGGGAGTTTCGGTAGGAGTAATAAACCTTCTGCTCTCTATAGAAAAGGACTTTAGAAAATGCTGGAACTACGCTTAA
- a CDS encoding sensor histidine kinase, with product MLELRLREWVYIMLFALLMGACMGTFVGFLISDSWPTYALSGAIIGFFIFILSLITTELNNRVLIKRIPKLLRIPFSLALAYLSGFFGGYIGYILCRYIALLDIELKQFQLIVSLNVLGILTASVGFLIYLIVISKREWERLKLRLVTQELKNLELQINPHFLFNILNAIAELVSTNPEEAEKALINFSKFLRKTLYSDFLITLREELENLKEYWSIVKLRVRERVSLEIQTQEDVDLEVKVPKFCVQMLVENALKHGLKWQAGIIKVVVRQKDRKLFIEVMDNGVGFNNLKEGVGLKNVKDRLALIGGKLDYYREREFSVFRVEISQSTSSQNRFIKSSP from the coding sequence ATGCTGGAACTACGCTTAAGAGAATGGGTATACATAATGCTTTTTGCCTTGCTGATGGGCGCCTGCATGGGCACCTTTGTCGGCTTTCTGATCTCAGATAGCTGGCCTACTTATGCTCTTTCTGGAGCTATTATAGGTTTTTTCATATTTATCCTATCCCTGATTACCACCGAATTAAACAATAGGGTCCTTATAAAAAGGATACCTAAGCTCCTTAGAATACCATTTAGCCTCGCACTTGCCTACCTTTCGGGATTTTTCGGTGGTTATATAGGCTACATACTTTGCAGGTACATTGCCCTTCTGGACATTGAACTTAAACAGTTCCAGTTAATAGTTTCTTTGAACGTTCTCGGAATACTTACCGCATCGGTTGGTTTTTTGATATATCTGATAGTAATTTCTAAAAGAGAATGGGAACGACTAAAGCTTAGATTAGTTACCCAAGAGCTCAAAAACTTAGAGCTTCAGATAAACCCTCACTTTCTTTTCAACATCCTAAACGCCATAGCGGAGCTGGTTTCCACAAACCCAGAGGAGGCAGAAAAGGCGTTGATTAACTTTTCCAAGTTCTTGAGGAAAACCCTCTACTCGGACTTCCTTATCACCCTCAGGGAAGAACTGGAAAACCTAAAGGAATACTGGAGTATAGTTAAACTTAGAGTAAGAGAAAGAGTAAGTCTTGAAATACAAACGCAAGAAGACGTAGATTTAGAGGTGAAAGTACCCAAGTTTTGTGTGCAGATGCTTGTGGAAAACGCCCTAAAACATGGATTAAAGTGGCAAGCTGGAATTATAAAGGTGGTTGTAAGGCAAAAGGATAGAAAGCTTTTCATCGAGGTGATGGACAACGGCGTAGGATTTAATAATCTAAAGGAAGGTGTTGGACTTAAAAATGTAAAAGACAGGTTAGCTTTAATAGGCGGGAAGCTTGATTATTACAGAGAAAGAGAGTTTTCGGTATTCAGAGTAGAGATAAGTCAAAGCACTTCAAGCCAAAACAGGTTTATCAAGTCAAGTCCCTGA
- a CDS encoding LytR/AlgR family response regulator transcription factor: protein MSRMLVVEDEPLAMERIIRFLREAGYESFETAQSVKEAIQKLHAYKPDVLILDIRLPDGYGLQVAKESMSLEKPPAVIFTTAYQEYAVEAFKLNAVDYLLKPFTKDEFIQAIEKALSRREQNKQVLDNFLKKINFIIPVKMGTTVVLLSPEDIYYIKADSGESEIRTKEGFYPISKKLYELEDALKHYNFFRVHRSYLVNLNKVAKLKSGEQSKYRIFFKDINDTIETSREGAKNLREFFDI from the coding sequence ATGAGTAGAATGCTTGTAGTAGAAGATGAACCTTTGGCAATGGAAAGAATAATCAGATTTCTCAGGGAGGCTGGTTATGAGTCTTTTGAAACTGCTCAGTCTGTGAAAGAAGCTATTCAAAAGCTACACGCTTACAAACCAGACGTTTTGATACTTGATATAAGGCTACCAGATGGTTACGGTCTTCAGGTAGCAAAGGAGTCCATGTCTTTGGAAAAGCCTCCTGCAGTAATATTCACCACAGCTTACCAAGAGTACGCAGTGGAAGCCTTCAAGCTAAATGCAGTAGATTACCTTCTTAAACCTTTCACAAAGGATGAGTTTATCCAAGCCATAGAGAAAGCTCTAAGTAGAAGAGAGCAAAACAAACAAGTTTTGGATAACTTTTTAAAAAAGATAAATTTCATCATTCCTGTGAAGATGGGCACTACTGTTGTGCTCCTTTCACCAGAAGACATATATTACATAAAGGCAGATTCTGGAGAATCGGAAATAAGAACTAAAGAGGGATTTTATCCCATTTCAAAAAAACTATACGAGCTGGAAGATGCTCTAAAACATTACAATTTCTTCAGAGTGCACAGATCCTACTTAGTTAATCTAAACAAGGTTGCAAAACTAAAATCTGGGGAGCAAAGCAAATACAGAATCTTCTTTAAAGACATAAACGATACAATAGAAACCAGTAGAGAAGGAGCAAAGAACTTGAGAGAGTTCTTTGATATATAG
- the lysS gene encoding lysine--tRNA ligase: protein MEKSRVEKLSRIKEQNYAYPYSYDISGNLGDIRKRYEKDPPPNKKVKIRGKVKRISKQDDMFVIRLEDLEAKVEIWVRTAHQLEQGKEVVLEGILTRLDGRLFLDSATLSEGDCLNVLDVKKEYDLEPEPEEISVAGRVITLRSMGKAVFAHIQDATGKLQIYLRQDLLGETSFKEFEEIVDPGDIIGVRGTLFRTNTGELTVEVKDWKLLAKSLHPLPEKWHGLKDVEVRYRQRYLDLIANEKSRRIFFLRYRLISELRKFLDSKGFIEVETPILQPIASGANAKPFITYHNYLEQNLYLRIAPELYLKRLVVGGFNKVYEIGKNFRNEGVDTTHNPEFTMLEFYCAYWDYNNLMSFTEELFSYLLTTLMGSLKIKYQGKELDFTPPYKRYSYFQLLEEKTGKDKDFFLRDLDGLRKLAIELGIPRAETLTHAKLIDKVFDVLVEDELWGPCFVVDFPKILSPLAKTHRKDPDLVERFELFVAGKEIANAYTELNDPFEQRERFLEQLKEKEMGDEEAMAMDEDFIRALEYGMPPTAGEGIGIDRLVMLLSDVDSIREVILFPALRQSL, encoded by the coding sequence ATGGAAAAATCAAGAGTTGAAAAGCTAAGCAGGATTAAAGAGCAGAACTACGCCTATCCCTACTCTTACGACATAAGCGGAAACCTTGGGGACATAAGAAAGAGATACGAAAAAGATCCACCACCCAACAAAAAGGTTAAGATCCGGGGAAAAGTGAAAAGGATTTCAAAGCAGGATGATATGTTTGTGATAAGGTTGGAGGACTTAGAGGCTAAGGTGGAGATTTGGGTAAGAACCGCACATCAGCTGGAACAGGGCAAAGAGGTAGTTTTGGAAGGGATCCTCACAAGATTGGATGGTAGGCTCTTTTTGGATTCCGCTACGCTTTCTGAAGGGGACTGTTTGAATGTTTTGGATGTAAAAAAAGAATACGACCTTGAGCCAGAGCCAGAAGAGATTTCTGTAGCGGGGAGGGTAATAACTTTGCGCTCAATGGGAAAAGCGGTCTTCGCCCATATTCAGGATGCAACAGGAAAGCTTCAGATATACCTAAGGCAGGATCTGTTGGGGGAAACGTCCTTTAAAGAGTTTGAGGAGATAGTAGATCCTGGAGACATAATAGGGGTTAGAGGTACTCTTTTTAGGACAAACACCGGAGAGCTTACGGTGGAGGTAAAGGATTGGAAACTTCTTGCCAAAAGTTTGCACCCTTTACCCGAAAAGTGGCACGGTCTAAAGGACGTGGAAGTAAGATACAGGCAAAGATACTTGGATCTGATAGCCAATGAAAAAAGCAGAAGGATCTTTTTCTTAAGGTATAGGCTAATATCTGAGCTTAGAAAATTTTTGGATTCCAAAGGTTTCATTGAGGTGGAAACTCCAATACTACAGCCCATAGCCTCTGGAGCAAACGCCAAACCCTTTATCACCTATCACAATTACTTAGAGCAGAACCTATACCTCAGAATAGCTCCGGAGCTTTACCTAAAACGCTTGGTAGTAGGAGGTTTTAATAAGGTCTATGAAATAGGCAAAAACTTTCGTAATGAAGGGGTGGATACTACCCACAACCCTGAATTTACCATGCTTGAGTTTTACTGCGCCTATTGGGATTACAACAACCTTATGTCCTTTACAGAAGAACTCTTTTCTTATCTTCTAACCACCCTTATGGGAAGCCTTAAGATAAAGTATCAGGGCAAGGAATTGGACTTTACGCCCCCCTACAAAAGATACTCCTACTTCCAACTTTTAGAAGAAAAGACGGGTAAGGATAAGGATTTTTTCCTAAGAGATCTGGATGGACTTAGAAAGCTGGCAATAGAGCTTGGCATACCAAGGGCTGAGACACTAACCCATGCCAAGCTTATAGACAAGGTTTTTGACGTGCTGGTGGAGGACGAACTGTGGGGACCTTGTTTTGTGGTGGATTTTCCTAAGATCCTCTCTCCTTTGGCAAAGACCCACAGAAAGGATCCAGATTTGGTAGAGAGATTTGAGCTTTTTGTAGCAGGCAAAGAAATAGCCAATGCGTATACGGAGTTAAACGATCCCTTTGAACAAAGGGAAAGGTTTTTAGAGCAGTTAAAGGAGAAAGAAATGGGAGACGAGGAAGCGATGGCTATGGATGAGGACTTTATAAGGGCATTGGAGTATGGTATGCCTCCAACCGCTGGAGAGGGCATAGGCATAGATAGGTTGGTTATGCTTTTGTCAGATGTGGATTCCATAAGGGAGGTTATACTCTTCCCCGCACTCAGACAAAGTCTATAA